The Amycolatopsis endophytica genome includes the window CCTCGTAGGCCCACCTCCGCGCGATCTTCAACGCCGACTCCACCGCCTCGGCGCCGGAGTTCATCGGCAGCACCATCTCGGTGCCGGTCAGCTCGGCCAGTTCCCGGCAGAACGGGCCCAGCTGGTCGTGGTGGAACGCGCGTGAGGTCAACGTCACCCGGTCCAGCTGGTCACGCGCCGCGGCGACCAGGGCCGGGTGCCGGTGGCCGAAGTTGAGCGCCGAGTACGCCGACAGGAAGTCCAGGTACCGGTTGCCCTCGACGTCGATCACCCAGGAGCCTTCGGCTTCGGCGATCACGACGGGCAGCGGGTGGTAGTTGTGCGTGCTCCAGCGCTCGTCGAGCGCGATGAACTCGGCCGCGGAGGTCGTCATGCCTCCAGGCTAAGGGCAGTCCGAGGCCAGAATCATCCGCTGATCATTGCTGCGACGGGCGAATCGTTGCGGGCTTGCTCGTTCTTTCGGTGGTTCGTTGCGCCGGGAGCGCGGCCGCTTCGATGGCTCGCCAAGAGTGGTGCTGGTTTGACAGAGTGCGAGGCGTGACCGACGAGCTCTCCTTCCTTCGCCAGCAGGCCCGCACCCAGCGCTTCACCCTCGGCACCCCACGCGAGTTCCGGGTTTCGCCGGACGGGACGCGCCTGCTGTTCCTGCGTGCGGAGTCCGGCACCGACCGGCGCAACAGCCTGTGGGAACTGGACCTGGGGAAGGGGACCGAGACCAAGATCGTCGACGCGGCCGAGTTGCTGCCCGGCGAGGAGGAGCTGCCGCCGGAAGAGCGGGCCCGCCGGGAGCGCGCGCGGGAGAGCGCGGGCGGCGTGGTCGGCTACGCCGTCGACGACGAGTTCCGCCTGGCCGCGTTCTCCCTGTCCGGCAAGCTTTACACCGTCGACCTGGCCACGCGCGAGGTGACCGAACGCGTCGGCACCTCCGTCGTCGACCCCCGGCCCAACCCGGCCGGCACGCACGTCGCCTACGTCCGGGACCGCAGGCTGCGCGTCATCGACCTCGCCAGTGGCACCGACGAGGTCCTCATCGGCGAGGACGGCGACGACATCGCCTGGGGACTCGCGGAGTTCATCGCGGCCGAGGAACTGGGCCGTGCCCGCGGCTACTGGTGGTCGCCGGAGGGCACGAGCGTGCTCGTCGAGCGCACCGACCGCTCCGGCGTGCCGCGCTGGACGATCTCCGACCCCGCGCACCCGGACGCGGCCCCCACCACGGTCGCCTATCCGGCCGCGGGCACCACGAACGTCGGCGTTTCGCTGTCGCTCGTCGGTCTCGACGGGCTGCGCGTGGACGTCGAGCGTGACGACTGGGAGTACCTCGTCGCGGTGCACTGGTCGGCGGGCGGCCCGCCGCTGATCGCCGTGCAGCCGCGTGACCAGCGTGAACTCGCGATCTACGCGATCGACCCCGTGGACGGCTCCACGAAACTCCTGCACACCGAGACCGACGAGCACTGGGTCGAGGTCGTCCAGGGCGTGCCCGCCTGGACGAGCGACGGCCGGCTCGTGCACGTCAGCGCGGCCGACGGCAGCCACCGGCTGGTGATCGACGGTGAGCCCGTCACCGGCTCGGGCCTGCAGGTGCGCTCGGTGCTGCACGTCGGCGCCGAGGTGCTGTTCAGCGCCTCCGCGGACGACCCGACGCAGATCCACGTCTACCGCACCGGCGCCGGGGGCGTGACCCGGCTGTCCGCGACCGACGGCGTGCACATCGGCGCGGGCACCGCCGAGGTCACCGTGCTGTCGTCGTGGAGCCTGCGTCACGCCGGCCCGAAGGTCAGCGTGCTGCGTGACGGTGAACCGGTCGCGACGGTCGAGTCCTACCCGGCCGACCCGGGCCTCGAACCCGCTCCGGAATGGCTGACGGTCGGCGAGCGCGGGCTGCGCGCCGCGTTGCTGTTGCCCACCGGGTACCGGCCGGAAGACGGCAAGCTGCCCGTCCTGCTCGACCCCTATGGCGGTCCGCACGCGCAGCGGGTCCTGCAGAGCCGCAACGCGTTCCTCACCTCGCAGTGGCTGGCCGACCAGGGGTTCGCGGTCCTGGTCGCGGACGGCCGTGGCACCCCGGGCCGGGGTCCGGCGTGGGAGAAGGCGATCGTGCGCGAACTGGCCGAGGTGACGTTGACGGACCAGGTGGACGCGCTGCACGCGGTCGCCGCCGAGCATCCCGAGCTGGACCTGGGCCGGGTCGCGATCCGCGGCTGGTCCTACGGCGGGTACCTGTCCGCGCTGGCGGTGCTGCGCCGCCCGGACGTGTTCCACGCGGCGGTCGCGGGCGCGCCGGTCACCGACTGGTCTCTCTACGACACCCACTACACCGAGCGCTACCTGGGCGTTCCCGGCGAGGAGCCGGAGTCCTACGAGCGCAACTCGCTGATCGCGAGCGCGCCGGAGCTGCGCCGGGCGTTGCTCATCGTGCACGGCCTGGCCGACGACAACGTGTTCGTGGCGCACGCGCTGCGGTTGTCCTCCGAGCTGCTGGCCGCGGGGCGCCCGCACGTGTTCCTGCCCCTGGCCGGGGCGACGCACATGACACCGCAGGCCGAAGAGGTCGCGGAGAACCTGATGAAGGTCCAGATCGGCTGGATCAAACGAGAGCTGGAGGCTGCTGCGCGATGAAGCGCTGGGGTATCACGATTCCGCTGACCGGGGTGCCGCTGATCGCGCACCGTGAGCTGATCGAGCGGCTGCCCGCGCTCGGCTACACCGACGCGTGGTCGGCCGAAACGACGGGCACGGACGCGTTCTCGCCGCTGCTGCTGGCTTCGCAGTGGGCGCCCGAGCTGCGGCTGGGCACGGCGATCGTGCCCGTTTACACGCGGGGGCCGGGTCTGCTGGCGATGTCGGCGGCGACGCTGGCCGAGGCCGCGCCGGGCCGGTTCGTGCTCGGGATCGGCGCGTCCTCGCCGGTGATCGTCGGGAACTGGAACGCCGCCGAGTTCACCAAACCCTTCGCCCGCACCCGCGACACGCTGCGGTTCCTGCGGGCGGCGCTGGCGGGGGAGAAGGTGACCGAGACCTACGAGACGTTCTCGGTCAGCAAGTTCCGTCTGGAACGCGCCCCGCAACCCGCGCCGCCGATCATGCTCGCCGCGTTGCGGCCCGGGATGCTCAAGCTCGCCGCGAAGGAGGCCGACGGCGCCATCACGAACTGGCTTTCCCCGGACGACGTGCGTCAGGTGCGCGCCGAAATCGGTCCGGACACCGAGCTGGCTGCGCGGATCTTCGTCTGCCCGACAACCGACCGCGACGCGGCGCGTGGTCTGGGGCGGATGCTGATCAGCAGTTATCTGACCGTGCCGGTCTATGCGGCGTTCCACGACTGGCTCGGCCGCGGCGAGGCGCTCGCGCCGATGCACGAAGCGTGGGCGGCGGGCGACCGGAAGCGGGCCAACGAGGTCATCCCGGACGAGGTCGTGGACGCCCTGATCGTGCACGGCAGTGCCGACGAGTGCCGGGAGAAGGTCCAGTCCTATGTGGACAACGGTCTCACCACGCCGGTGATCTCGGTGCTGCCCACGGGCGACGACCCGGTCCGGCAGGTGGAGGCGCTGGCGCCGCACTGATCCTC containing:
- a CDS encoding S9 family peptidase is translated as MARQEWCWFDRVRGVTDELSFLRQQARTQRFTLGTPREFRVSPDGTRLLFLRAESGTDRRNSLWELDLGKGTETKIVDAAELLPGEEELPPEERARRERARESAGGVVGYAVDDEFRLAAFSLSGKLYTVDLATREVTERVGTSVVDPRPNPAGTHVAYVRDRRLRVIDLASGTDEVLIGEDGDDIAWGLAEFIAAEELGRARGYWWSPEGTSVLVERTDRSGVPRWTISDPAHPDAAPTTVAYPAAGTTNVGVSLSLVGLDGLRVDVERDDWEYLVAVHWSAGGPPLIAVQPRDQRELAIYAIDPVDGSTKLLHTETDEHWVEVVQGVPAWTSDGRLVHVSAADGSHRLVIDGEPVTGSGLQVRSVLHVGAEVLFSASADDPTQIHVYRTGAGGVTRLSATDGVHIGAGTAEVTVLSSWSLRHAGPKVSVLRDGEPVATVESYPADPGLEPAPEWLTVGERGLRAALLLPTGYRPEDGKLPVLLDPYGGPHAQRVLQSRNAFLTSQWLADQGFAVLVADGRGTPGRGPAWEKAIVRELAEVTLTDQVDALHAVAAEHPELDLGRVAIRGWSYGGYLSALAVLRRPDVFHAAVAGAPVTDWSLYDTHYTERYLGVPGEEPESYERNSLIASAPELRRALLIVHGLADDNVFVAHALRLSSELLAAGRPHVFLPLAGATHMTPQAEEVAENLMKVQIGWIKRELEAAAR
- a CDS encoding LLM class F420-dependent oxidoreductase, with amino-acid sequence MKRWGITIPLTGVPLIAHRELIERLPALGYTDAWSAETTGTDAFSPLLLASQWAPELRLGTAIVPVYTRGPGLLAMSAATLAEAAPGRFVLGIGASSPVIVGNWNAAEFTKPFARTRDTLRFLRAALAGEKVTETYETFSVSKFRLERAPQPAPPIMLAALRPGMLKLAAKEADGAITNWLSPDDVRQVRAEIGPDTELAARIFVCPTTDRDAARGLGRMLISSYLTVPVYAAFHDWLGRGEALAPMHEAWAAGDRKRANEVIPDEVVDALIVHGSADECREKVQSYVDNGLTTPVISVLPTGDDPVRQVEALAPH